In Candidatus Aegiribacteria sp., the DNA window CGCTCATCTGTTCCAAGGCATACAGAGATCAAGGATCAGCTTGCTCGAAAGATCTGCAAAGACCTGGGAATACCTTTTCTGAAGTAGCATATAAAAATTCGCTATTGTGAAGTTGCAGTCACTTCACGACCTGTTGAACTTAAACGATATAGTACACAGGTGCCCTGGGATGAACCAGATCACCAGATAGATTTGATTTGCGAATCTAGAAATGACTCCAGATACGGAATTATCCTTAACCGGAGCCAATTTCTCAACTTACAGTGTGTAGAGCAATTCTGTTATTCCACCAGAACAGTATCATACCAGAGGCGGTATTCTTTTCCTCTGAAGGTTTTTCTCTCCTCTTCCTTAAGATTGGCATACTGATAATTCTGTGATTCTGGTGCTTCTGGACCGACATATCTCCGATGCAGAACCTGTCTGCCTTCTGAACTGTAGAAACTTTCAGCCGGTGTACCATCATTCTGCCATCCCCAGAATACCGCCAGGCAGTGTCCATACCGCATGTCACCGATTGTCAGATCCACCATTCGGGCAGAATATTCTTCATTTTCCCTGCATGAATAGGATAAAGGGAATAACTCTTCCCCTTTCTTCATGAACCTTGTCTGTGGATAGATTTCATCTGCCGTCACTCTCATAACCCATTCGAACCCCTGATCGGTAATGTTGAAGTAATCAAGAATATTGGGTATGGGAGGTTCGCAATCGGAATGCTCGATAAGCACTTCATGACACTCTCTACCAAGGACATTCACCTTTCGAACCACCTGGGTCTGAACGGTTTGAGTCAGAATTCCACCGGGATAATCGAAAAACCGGCAAACCTCCAGGTGACCTTCTTTAAGAACCGTTCCGAAGTAAAGCCCAGGCCCTGTAGTGTTAATTTCCATTTCTTCATCAGGGAGTTCCTCTATCCTGATAGCCGGCACTAGTTTTACCGGCTCCGCACTTCTTCCTGTTCTGGACATACTCAGCACCTCTTTCTTCATTTTAGCCCGACCTTCCCAGAGTCGACGTTTAACGGTACCCAGGGGAATGCGGAGTCGCCGGGCTACTTGCTTTTGAGAGTAACTGGAAAGGTAAGTCAGACGTGCTGTTTCCCGAAGCTTCGAGGAGAGCCTGGACAGGGCCAGC includes these proteins:
- a CDS encoding RNA polymerase sigma factor — encoded protein: MMEKRSDEELTRAAQSGDISAFNDLVRRCRTGIMSELTGLLGNVHDAEDVAQEAFLRSFLKLSTLRAPYNFGGWVRQIARNIARNRLSRDPRFVVLDEQRVIDEYSDAVNSNSYDTDSQVEPALLALSRLSSKLRETARLTYLSSYSQKQVARRLRIPLGTVKRRLWEGRAKMKKEVLSMSRTGRSAEPVKLVPAIRIEELPDEEMEINTTGPGLYFGTVLKEGHLEVCRFFDYPGGILTQTVQTQVVRKVNVLGRECHEVLIEHSDCEPPIPNILDYFNITDQGFEWVMRVTADEIYPQTRFMKKGEELFPLSYSCRENEEYSARMVDLTIGDMRYGHCLAVFWGWQNDGTPAESFYSSEGRQVLHRRYVGPEAPESQNYQYANLKEEERKTFRGKEYRLWYDTVLVE